A genomic stretch from Anaerolinea thermophila UNI-1 includes:
- a CDS encoding DUF5696 domain-containing protein — protein sequence MAKALNFSGKVLLLVVLVLSVGVQPLQAMRLSDTYSTNQYTHVDTLRTDWEIRQDIPKSYRLVAENETYRLFVDFERLAFKVVDRRSGYVWHSNLDEVTREDRLNKTWTAFAQSGISIDYLDQKATPKRASITNAKHTIEVTPVEQGIEAQVTFTEPAITIGVNLILEKDGVRVEVPFERIRQENEKFKLGVLYVYPFFAATRGDEVPGYMFLPDGSGALIRFSEQTKAKNMFYGRVYGADLGMTTSMPFDPDLRRPFRVSVPVIGMVHGYHQNAYLAVLERGAGYAEIQAHPAGIITQFNFLHYAFIYNESYFQPTNRAGTGVTVLQPQTNAFDVILHYRFLTGGESDYVGMARSYRQYLIDQGALKSIPVPDENIGIRLEFLNAERKKVLLWNEAIPMTTFEQMRQILQSLQVNHPEVILYGWQTLGASSMFPRTLRLESALGSKADLRALVEQVIEQGGRLSLYLDPQAAVWDEPGYSPRFDLARSIANLNLTGYNRYKAQYFLNLEALSDRLKSLSADLSRDFPSAGLALDGIGGMLYSDYRTRPPLNREQTILAYQDFLRGLPVSTGLYAPNDYLWGIASAVYDLPISSSGYLYTTDTVPFLQIVLSGSVPYYGQALNFSPDLQEDLLRHADFGAYPSFFVTQEETAKILETRSRWIYTSSIEQWRGEIERVYAWLNARLGAVRGASMVARTVVQEGVVLVTYSNGKQIAVNYTAQPVQVGGVTIPARDALLLEGEITGGAP from the coding sequence GTGGCTAAAGCGCTGAACTTTTCTGGAAAAGTGCTCTTGCTGGTGGTGCTGGTGTTGAGCGTGGGGGTTCAACCGCTCCAAGCCATGCGCCTGTCCGATACCTATTCCACCAATCAGTACACCCATGTGGATACCCTGCGCACCGACTGGGAGATTCGTCAGGACATCCCCAAGTCTTACCGTCTGGTGGCGGAAAACGAGACCTACCGTTTGTTTGTGGATTTTGAGCGTTTGGCGTTCAAGGTGGTGGATCGGCGCAGTGGCTATGTCTGGCACTCCAATCTGGACGAAGTGACCCGCGAGGATCGTCTGAACAAAACCTGGACAGCCTTTGCGCAAAGCGGCATCAGCATAGATTATCTGGATCAGAAAGCCACACCCAAGCGGGCTTCCATCACCAATGCCAAGCATACCATCGAGGTCACTCCGGTGGAGCAGGGAATCGAGGCGCAGGTCACCTTTACCGAACCGGCAATTACCATTGGCGTTAACCTGATTCTCGAAAAAGACGGTGTGCGTGTGGAAGTGCCTTTTGAGCGCATTCGTCAGGAGAATGAGAAATTCAAACTGGGGGTGCTGTACGTTTACCCCTTCTTTGCCGCCACCCGTGGAGATGAGGTGCCTGGGTATATGTTCCTGCCCGATGGCTCCGGTGCGCTCATCCGCTTCAGCGAGCAGACCAAAGCCAAGAACATGTTTTACGGCAGGGTGTACGGCGCGGATTTGGGTATGACTACTTCCATGCCGTTCGATCCCGATTTGCGCCGACCTTTCCGGGTTTCTGTCCCGGTGATTGGCATGGTGCATGGCTATCATCAGAACGCTTACTTGGCGGTGCTGGAGCGCGGCGCAGGGTATGCCGAAATTCAAGCCCATCCGGCAGGGATAATCACCCAGTTCAACTTCCTGCATTATGCTTTCATCTACAACGAGAGTTACTTCCAGCCCACCAACCGCGCCGGGACCGGCGTGACGGTCTTGCAACCGCAAACGAACGCGTTTGACGTGATTCTGCATTACCGCTTCCTCACTGGCGGGGAGAGCGATTACGTGGGCATGGCGCGCAGTTACCGGCAGTATCTGATAGACCAGGGGGCGTTGAAATCCATTCCTGTGCCGGATGAGAACATCGGTATCCGCCTGGAGTTCCTCAACGCCGAACGCAAGAAGGTACTTTTGTGGAACGAAGCCATTCCCATGACTACTTTCGAACAGATGAGACAGATTCTCCAGTCCTTACAGGTTAATCACCCGGAGGTGATTCTGTACGGCTGGCAGACACTGGGCGCTTCGAGCATGTTCCCGCGCACGCTCAGACTGGAATCAGCGCTGGGTTCAAAGGCAGATTTGCGCGCGCTGGTAGAGCAAGTCATAGAGCAGGGCGGGCGTCTCTCCCTTTACCTTGATCCGCAGGCGGCGGTGTGGGACGAACCCGGGTATTCGCCGCGTTTTGACCTGGCGCGTTCCATTGCCAACCTTAACCTTACAGGCTACAACCGCTACAAAGCCCAGTACTTCCTCAACCTTGAGGCGCTCAGCGACCGCCTCAAGTCCCTGAGTGCAGACCTTTCCCGGGATTTCCCTTCGGCAGGGCTGGCGCTGGACGGTATCGGCGGGATGCTCTATAGCGATTACCGTACCAGACCACCGCTGAACCGTGAGCAAACCATTCTTGCTTATCAGGATTTTCTGAGAGGGTTGCCGGTCTCTACAGGCTTGTATGCGCCCAATGATTATTTGTGGGGCATCGCCAGTGCAGTATATGACCTTCCCATCTCCAGCAGTGGTTACCTTTACACTACCGACACCGTGCCGTTTTTGCAGATTGTGCTTTCCGGTTCCGTGCCTTACTACGGGCAGGCGCTTAACTTCTCGCCCGATTTGCAGGAAGACCTCTTGCGCCACGCCGATTTTGGGGCATATCCCTCGTTCTTTGTGACGCAGGAAGAGACGGCGAAAATCCTTGAAACCCGTTCGCGCTGGATTTATACCTCATCCATTGAGCAGTGGCGCGGAGAAATCGAGCGGGTATATGCCTGGCTGAATGCCCGTCTAGGCGCGGTGCGCGGGGCGAGCATGGTTGCGCGGACGGTGGTGCAGGAAGGGGTGGTGCTGGTGACCTACAGCAACGGCAAACAGATTGCGGTCAATTACACGGCTCAACCGGTGCAGGTGGGCGGGGTAACCATCCCGGCGCGGGACGCGCTTTTGCTGGAGGGCGAGATAACAGGAGGTGCGCCATGA
- a CDS encoding carbohydrate ABC transporter permease, whose protein sequence is MQTAKPQSSFMSSLKKWWMKEASAYGFISGYALMFLIFIAIPVAVAILLSFTFFDTIQPPRFLALKNYITLLTQDDIFMRYVLPNTIQFAVIVGPGGYLLAFILAWMLAQLPKVPRTIFALILYSPSMTAGVAMTVVWQALFSGDQTGYLNSFLLSLNLIQEPIQWLQSPQYLMPIMIIVTLWSSMGVGFLAMLAGILEINPELYEAGSIDGIRNRFQEIIYITIPSMKPQMLFGAVMAIVATFQAGAIGVTLSGSNPTPQYAGQLIVNHIEDYGFLRYEMGYAAAVSVVLLLMVWFFARVANRLFRED, encoded by the coding sequence ATGCAGACCGCTAAACCGCAATCTTCCTTCATGTCCTCATTGAAGAAGTGGTGGATGAAAGAAGCCAGCGCTTATGGCTTCATCTCCGGCTATGCGCTGATGTTTCTCATTTTCATTGCCATTCCTGTGGCTGTGGCCATTTTGCTTTCCTTTACCTTCTTTGACACCATTCAGCCGCCGCGCTTCCTTGCCTTGAAGAATTACATCACCCTGCTGACGCAGGATGATATCTTCATGCGCTATGTCCTGCCCAACACCATTCAGTTTGCCGTGATTGTTGGCCCAGGCGGGTATTTGCTTGCCTTCATCCTGGCATGGATGCTGGCGCAATTGCCCAAAGTCCCCCGCACCATCTTTGCCCTGATTCTGTACTCCCCTTCGATGACCGCTGGGGTTGCCATGACGGTGGTTTGGCAGGCGCTCTTCAGCGGCGATCAGACGGGCTATCTCAACAGTTTCCTGCTCAGCCTCAATCTGATTCAGGAACCCATCCAGTGGCTGCAGTCCCCTCAGTACCTCATGCCCATCATGATCATCGTCACCCTGTGGAGCAGTATGGGGGTGGGCTTCTTAGCCATGCTGGCGGGCATTCTGGAAATCAACCCTGAACTGTACGAGGCGGGCAGTATTGACGGTATCCGTAACCGCTTTCAAGAAATCATTTACATCACCATCCCCTCAATGAAGCCGCAAATGCTCTTTGGGGCGGTGATGGCAATTGTGGCGACCTTCCAGGCGGGGGCGATTGGTGTAACCCTGTCCGGGAGTAATCCCACCCCGCAGTACGCCGGTCAATTGATTGTCAATCACATTGAGGATTACGGCTTTCTGCGTTACGAAATGGGTTATGCCGCGGCAGTTTCGGTGGTGCTGTTGTTGATGGTGTGGTTCTTTGCCCGGGTGGCAAATCGGCTGTTCAGAGAAGATTGA
- a CDS encoding extracellular solute-binding protein: MPGRRSAREPEGYGGLPQNRQQVWGMLNSYRVVRVLIALVLMLGMLMPAVTSPVQAVSALPATLPQSVPGTIEIRADSLGLPLMYHPEAQDYPKPAVYVQTGDRITFEVTIAQDGEYTVWFDMAAVGDLTVNPPEGSLQVDGDFPLPEARRLVFPLFYQNTSDTFPLDRYGNEILIPQQRLIRWSRVPLRDAAFSHKYPLRIPLAAGVHTFDFRMTRESMLLGSIYLEPFQPYPSYAEYVQNHSAPDSSRVLIALEAEFPSFKNDTAVRPVNNRSLGVTPYDTYRLLLNTLGGESWVHSGSAVYYEFSVPQEGMYHITFRALQNTKSNFTSFRKITLDDQVLFDELSAVPFPYTSDWENIPLGRDEPYRIYLTEGRHVLGIEVTLAPYEQAIEKIKKVLLDINDLALEIKSLTGNQVDVYKEWNMSDYIPDLRERLLAIAADLEADVHVLSEINRGVRSQELLAYQMAIENIRFLAEDPDKMPIRLNRFSEGTGSAAQLLGSILPSLQAQPLTLDKIYIHSPDTPPEPVKIPVTTSMVEGVKRFLHSFQPVPYQSIGAGEDEIEVWVNRPRQYVDLMQTLADQQFTPQTGIKVKFSIMPNESKLALAVAAGIQPDVALGISTNIPYELAIRNALYDLRSFEDFDSFIRIYSPGSLLSYIIDDSVYAIPETQDFWVTYYRRDIMGALGLPIPQTWQEVIEILPELQRYGLNYNTPLSSGAGLKGYLVTAPYIFNHGAQLYTPDGMSGLGSEEAIQAIRFMAESFTIYGMPLTTANFYDRFRYGSIPIGISNFETYIKLLTAAPEIDGLWGMSLYPATVLPDGRQLRYATGSAQACIMFADTDKPDESWTFLKWWMSTETQKAFQQELILNYGREYLWNSANLEAFQALPIPEEHKEVILEQWQWLQEPVKLPGSYMQERELSNVWNRIVFDGANPRVAIDNAVVIINREILRKMEEFGYIQNGVRVKEIKVPSIETVKGWMENADR, from the coding sequence ATGCCCGGACGCCGCTCTGCCAGAGAGCCTGAAGGGTATGGCGGTCTTCCTCAAAATCGTCAACAGGTTTGGGGTATGCTGAATTCATACAGGGTTGTGCGTGTTCTCATTGCTCTGGTGCTGATGCTGGGCATGTTGATGCCCGCGGTGACTTCCCCGGTGCAGGCGGTTTCGGCTTTACCTGCAACGTTACCCCAATCGGTTCCGGGAACCATCGAGATTCGCGCCGATTCCCTGGGCTTGCCGCTGATGTATCACCCTGAGGCGCAGGATTATCCCAAACCTGCCGTGTATGTTCAAACCGGTGACCGCATCACTTTCGAAGTGACGATTGCGCAGGATGGCGAGTACACGGTCTGGTTCGATATGGCGGCGGTGGGTGATTTGACCGTCAATCCCCCCGAAGGGTCTTTGCAGGTGGATGGGGATTTTCCCCTGCCTGAAGCCCGCCGCCTGGTCTTCCCGCTCTTTTATCAAAACACTTCTGATACGTTCCCGCTGGATCGCTACGGCAACGAGATTCTCATCCCTCAACAACGCCTCATCCGCTGGAGCCGCGTACCCCTGCGCGATGCGGCGTTCAGTCATAAATATCCCCTGCGCATTCCTTTGGCGGCAGGGGTGCACACCTTTGACTTTCGCATGACCCGAGAGTCCATGCTGTTGGGAAGCATTTACCTTGAGCCTTTCCAACCTTATCCTTCTTATGCTGAGTATGTGCAAAATCATTCTGCGCCTGATTCCTCGCGTGTGCTGATTGCGCTGGAAGCCGAATTTCCCTCTTTTAAGAACGATACTGCTGTTCGACCGGTGAACAACCGCAGTCTGGGCGTGACTCCCTACGACACCTACCGGCTATTGCTCAATACGTTGGGTGGCGAGTCCTGGGTGCACAGTGGCAGTGCCGTGTACTATGAGTTTTCCGTGCCTCAGGAAGGCATGTATCACATCACCTTTCGGGCGTTGCAGAATACCAAGAGCAACTTTACCTCTTTCCGAAAAATTACCCTGGATGACCAGGTGCTGTTTGACGAACTGAGCGCTGTGCCTTTTCCCTACACTTCCGATTGGGAAAACATCCCTCTGGGCAGGGATGAACCTTACCGCATTTATCTCACCGAAGGCAGGCATGTGCTGGGCATTGAGGTGACCCTGGCTCCCTACGAGCAAGCCATCGAAAAAATCAAAAAAGTCCTGCTGGATATCAATGACCTGGCGCTGGAAATCAAAAGCCTGACGGGCAATCAAGTGGATGTGTATAAAGAATGGAATATGAGCGATTACATCCCCGATCTCCGCGAGCGCCTGCTTGCCATTGCCGCCGACCTTGAAGCGGATGTGCATGTGCTCAGCGAGATCAACCGCGGGGTGCGCTCCCAGGAACTGCTGGCGTATCAGATGGCAATCGAGAACATCCGCTTTCTGGCGGAAGACCCCGATAAAATGCCCATCCGCCTGAATCGTTTCTCGGAAGGCACGGGGTCGGCGGCGCAGTTGCTGGGGAGCATTTTGCCCTCGCTTCAAGCCCAACCGCTCACCCTGGATAAAATTTACATCCACTCCCCCGATACCCCACCTGAGCCGGTAAAGATTCCCGTCACCACTTCGATGGTGGAAGGCGTCAAGCGCTTCCTGCATTCTTTCCAGCCCGTGCCGTACCAGTCCATTGGCGCGGGCGAGGACGAGATTGAGGTGTGGGTTAACCGTCCCCGCCAGTACGTGGATTTGATGCAGACACTGGCAGACCAGCAATTCACACCCCAAACGGGCATCAAAGTCAAATTCTCCATCATGCCCAACGAGTCCAAACTGGCGCTGGCGGTTGCCGCCGGGATTCAGCCCGATGTGGCATTGGGCATCAGTACCAATATCCCCTACGAACTTGCCATCCGTAATGCCCTGTACGACCTGCGATCTTTTGAGGATTTCGATTCTTTCATTCGCATTTATTCCCCCGGTTCATTACTTTCTTACATCATTGATGACTCAGTGTATGCCATCCCCGAGACGCAGGATTTCTGGGTCACGTACTACCGCCGCGATATCATGGGCGCGCTGGGATTGCCCATCCCCCAAACCTGGCAGGAAGTTATCGAGATTTTGCCCGAACTTCAGCGCTACGGCTTGAACTACAACACCCCGCTCTCCAGCGGTGCAGGGCTGAAAGGCTATCTGGTGACTGCCCCCTATATCTTTAATCACGGTGCGCAGTTATACACCCCGGATGGCATGTCCGGGCTGGGCAGTGAAGAAGCTATCCAAGCCATCCGCTTTATGGCAGAGAGTTTCACCATTTACGGCATGCCGCTGACCACTGCCAATTTTTACGACCGCTTCCGCTACGGCAGTATCCCTATCGGCATTTCCAACTTTGAAACCTACATTAAACTGCTCACAGCCGCGCCGGAGATTGACGGCTTGTGGGGCATGAGCCTGTACCCCGCCACCGTCCTGCCCGATGGCAGGCAACTGCGCTACGCCACCGGTTCGGCGCAAGCCTGTATCATGTTTGCTGATACGGACAAACCTGACGAGTCCTGGACATTCCTCAAATGGTGGATGTCTACCGAGACGCAAAAGGCTTTCCAGCAGGAACTTATCCTCAACTACGGGCGGGAATATCTGTGGAACTCTGCCAATCTGGAAGCCTTCCAAGCCCTGCCGATTCCCGAGGAACATAAAGAGGTGATTCTGGAGCAGTGGCAGTGGTTGCAGGAACCGGTCAAACTCCCCGGCAGTTACATGCAGGAACGTGAGTTGAGCAACGTCTGGAATCGCATTGTTTTCGACGGCGCCAATCCCCGTGTGGCAATTGACAATGCCGTGGTGATCATTAACCGTGAGATTTTGCGCAAGATGGAAGAATTTGGTTACATTCAAAACGGTGTGCGTGTCAAAGAGATTAAAGTGCCGAGCATTGAGACTGTGAAAGGCTGGATGGAAAATGCAGACCGCTAA
- a CDS encoding carbohydrate ABC transporter permease, whose translation MEIPLNRERIRVWLLGSRTSYGALFTVFLYLLLIAIGFVYLYPLLFMFVTSIKSPQDLLNPMVQWVPTELYLGNYVKAFRVLNYPVNLMNTILVSVAPSLIQTLVCSVIGYGLARYRFPGKHLVMGLILATFIIPPQTTVIPQMLTYRELGLLGNILSLILPATFGQGYRSAIFILIFYQTFISMPKVLEEAARLDGASDWLVFARIAVPTAIPAYVISIIFSIVWYWNETYLTVIFLEGGIQTLPMQLAKFTQAYENLYPPGMVNIFDRINEAVKMSGTFLNILPLLLMYFVMQKWFVESVERSGITGE comes from the coding sequence ATGGAGATTCCGCTGAACAGAGAACGTATTCGCGTGTGGTTGCTGGGAAGCCGCACCAGTTACGGAGCGCTCTTCACCGTGTTCCTTTACCTGCTTCTCATTGCTATTGGTTTTGTTTACCTCTACCCGCTGTTGTTCATGTTTGTCACCAGCATCAAAAGCCCGCAGGATTTGCTCAACCCCATGGTGCAGTGGGTGCCTACCGAGTTGTACCTGGGCAATTACGTCAAAGCCTTTCGGGTGCTGAACTACCCGGTGAACCTGATGAACACCATCCTGGTCAGCGTAGCTCCGTCTCTCATCCAGACGCTGGTGTGTTCGGTGATTGGCTACGGGCTGGCGCGCTATCGTTTTCCAGGCAAGCACCTGGTTATGGGCTTGATTCTGGCAACCTTCATCATCCCCCCGCAGACCACCGTCATCCCGCAGATGCTCACCTACCGCGAATTGGGGTTGCTGGGCAATATTCTGTCGCTCATCCTGCCAGCCACCTTTGGACAGGGCTACCGCAGTGCCATTTTCATCCTTATCTTCTATCAGACTTTTATCTCCATGCCCAAAGTGCTGGAGGAAGCCGCCCGCCTGGATGGGGCTTCGGATTGGCTGGTCTTTGCGCGCATTGCTGTGCCGACGGCAATTCCGGCGTATGTCATTTCTATCATTTTCTCCATCGTCTGGTACTGGAATGAGACGTATCTGACGGTTATTTTCCTCGAAGGGGGAATCCAGACTCTGCCCATGCAGTTGGCAAAGTTTACCCAGGCGTACGAAAACCTCTATCCGCCGGGTATGGTTAATATTTTTGACCGAATCAACGAAGCGGTGAAAATGAGCGGGACATTCCTTAACATTTTGCCACTTCTGCTGATGTACTTTGTGATGCAGAAATGGTTCGTCGAATCTGTAGAAAGGTCAGGAATTACCGGTGAATAA
- a CDS encoding YIP1 family protein, with product MKKFRFVLLMFLILLALPKTQASADPPYTTWALGPGGRLFMTQDAYVPVAEVDLPISGAEDMVILPDGTLFVADTGKGRIVQFNQDLQETAVIGKGVLQSPTGLFVDEDGMIYVADAKKNEVFIFQPDGTLFKEFGRPKEPLFGKTREFLPRKIAVDQRKNLYIISEGSVNGVVQMNMDGRFIGYFGANTATMSLKMVLQRLFLTKEQLEQFVKNEAASPSNIAIDHQAMVYTITAGTSPNKSIRKFTIAGKNIFPDMVGSSAFRDVHVSEDGLLVAVSAEGEIYEYDTKGFLLFRFKAKDQGDQRMGTLVNPTAVARYQGQIYVLDKDKNAVVIYKATEFANRVHQGVRLYMEGFYSEAKPYFQEILTYNGSFILAYQALADAYFKERDFPRALQSYRYAYDRQGYSQAFWELRNVVLQKYLSPFILGLIGFSLAQSIFQRVERRKRWLDPLRQWLGGLARYQWVDDFVFLFRFIKQPADSFYYIKKKLRGSLGFAFVIYAWVVASRVLSLYLTAFPFNPYASPTFIRVENEILYTLGLIFLWNAANYLVSTISDGEGRVRDVVIGTAYSLFPYALFCVPIALLSNVLTLNEVFIYTFSMQLMYAWVGLMLFLMVMEIHNYSFSETVRNILITLFTMGMFLLTGYILYVLFGQLFDFVHGILQEVRLRG from the coding sequence ATGAAAAAGTTTCGTTTTGTCCTGCTGATGTTCCTCATTCTGCTTGCTCTGCCGAAAACGCAAGCCAGCGCCGACCCGCCGTACACCACCTGGGCGCTGGGACCGGGCGGGCGCTTGTTCATGACCCAGGACGCTTACGTTCCTGTGGCAGAGGTGGATTTGCCCATCTCGGGCGCTGAGGATATGGTCATCCTGCCCGATGGTACGCTCTTTGTGGCGGATACGGGCAAGGGCAGAATTGTGCAATTTAATCAGGATTTGCAGGAAACAGCCGTTATCGGCAAAGGTGTTTTGCAAAGTCCCACCGGTTTGTTTGTGGACGAAGACGGCATGATTTACGTTGCCGATGCCAAGAAAAACGAAGTGTTCATCTTCCAGCCCGACGGCACTCTCTTTAAGGAATTTGGACGCCCCAAAGAGCCTTTGTTTGGCAAGACGCGCGAATTTCTCCCGCGCAAGATTGCCGTGGATCAGCGCAAGAATCTCTATATTATCAGCGAAGGCTCGGTCAACGGCGTGGTGCAGATGAACATGGACGGACGCTTTATCGGCTATTTTGGCGCGAACACGGCTACCATGTCGCTCAAGATGGTGTTGCAACGCCTGTTCCTCACCAAAGAGCAACTGGAGCAGTTCGTCAAGAACGAAGCCGCCTCACCGTCCAACATTGCCATTGACCATCAGGCAATGGTGTACACCATCACTGCTGGGACGTCCCCCAACAAAAGCATCCGCAAATTTACCATTGCGGGCAAGAATATCTTCCCCGATATGGTGGGTTCATCCGCCTTCCGCGATGTTCATGTCAGCGAGGATGGCTTGCTGGTAGCGGTAAGCGCCGAGGGTGAGATTTACGAGTACGACACCAAGGGCTTTTTGCTCTTCCGCTTCAAAGCCAAAGACCAGGGCGATCAGCGCATGGGCACGCTCGTCAATCCCACGGCAGTGGCGCGTTATCAGGGACAGATTTACGTGCTAGATAAGGACAAGAACGCGGTGGTGATTTACAAAGCCACCGAGTTTGCCAACCGCGTGCATCAGGGCGTGCGCCTGTACATGGAAGGCTTTTACAGTGAAGCCAAGCCGTATTTCCAGGAAATTCTCACCTATAACGGTTCGTTTATCCTGGCGTATCAGGCACTGGCAGATGCCTACTTCAAAGAGCGCGATTTTCCGCGCGCATTGCAGTCCTACCGTTACGCTTACGACCGCCAGGGATACTCGCAAGCCTTCTGGGAACTGCGCAACGTGGTGTTGCAGAAGTACCTTTCTCCCTTTATTTTAGGATTGATTGGCTTTTCGCTGGCGCAGAGCATTTTCCAGCGTGTCGAACGCCGTAAACGCTGGTTGGATCCTCTGCGGCAGTGGCTGGGTGGACTGGCTCGCTATCAGTGGGTAGATGATTTTGTCTTCCTTTTCCGCTTCATTAAACAGCCAGCCGATAGTTTTTACTACATCAAGAAGAAATTGCGAGGCAGTCTGGGATTTGCCTTTGTGATTTATGCCTGGGTGGTGGCCTCGCGTGTTCTCTCGCTGTACCTCACTGCTTTTCCCTTCAATCCGTATGCCTCTCCTACGTTTATACGGGTGGAGAATGAAATCCTCTACACGCTGGGGCTGATTTTCCTGTGGAACGCCGCCAACTACCTGGTTTCGACCATCAGCGACGGCGAAGGCAGGGTGCGCGATGTAGTCATTGGCACGGCGTACAGTTTATTCCCTTACGCGCTGTTTTGTGTGCCGATTGCTTTGCTTTCCAACGTCTTAACCCTCAACGAGGTGTTTATCTACACCTTCTCCATGCAGTTGATGTATGCCTGGGTGGGTTTGATGCTTTTCCTGATGGTGATGGAAATTCATAATTATTCGTTCTCCGAAACCGTGCGCAACATCCTCATCACTCTCTTCACCATGGGCATGTTCCTGCTCACGGGCTACATCCTCTACGTGCTTTTCGGGCAGTTATTTGACTTCGTTCATGGTATTTTGCAGGAGGTCAGACTCCGTGGCTAA
- a CDS encoding carbohydrate ABC transporter permease, translating into MRRRWFQFSSSYRNRGINPQGFHPSQLKFYLILLPLSAFMLLPMVFIFSHAFKPPDELFAYPPRFFVVNPTLKNFIDLFSRMSASSIPVSRYLFNSILVTVVTVAASVVVSSTAAYALSKKRFKLKQTLFAINTVALMFVPIAVTIPRFLIIERLHLMDTFWVHILPMLAMPVGLFLIKQFIDGIPDEVVEAAQIDGASDVWIYWQIILPMIRPAIATIAILSFQAAWNNADTSALYINNESLKTFAFYLTTLTSTTTGANVVAGQGIAAAASLIMFLPNLIIFIFMQSQVMSTMSHSGLKG; encoded by the coding sequence ATGCGTAGAAGATGGTTTCAATTTTCGTCCAGTTACCGCAACCGCGGCATTAACCCGCAGGGATTTCATCCCAGCCAGTTGAAGTTTTACCTGATTCTGCTTCCCCTCTCGGCGTTCATGCTTCTGCCGATGGTTTTCATCTTTTCTCATGCCTTCAAACCGCCGGATGAGTTATTTGCCTACCCGCCGCGCTTCTTTGTCGTCAACCCTACGCTGAAAAATTTTATAGATTTGTTCAGTCGTATGTCGGCTTCCAGTATCCCCGTCAGCCGTTACCTGTTCAACAGCATTCTGGTTACGGTGGTGACAGTGGCGGCTTCGGTGGTGGTTTCTTCTACGGCGGCGTATGCGCTCTCCAAGAAACGCTTCAAACTCAAGCAGACCCTGTTCGCCATCAACACGGTGGCGCTGATGTTTGTCCCCATTGCCGTGACCATTCCGCGCTTCCTCATCATCGAGCGCCTGCATCTGATGGATACCTTCTGGGTGCACATCCTGCCCATGCTGGCAATGCCCGTTGGACTGTTCCTCATTAAGCAGTTCATTGACGGTATTCCTGACGAGGTGGTGGAAGCCGCGCAAATTGACGGCGCATCCGATGTGTGGATTTACTGGCAGATTATCCTGCCGATGATTCGCCCGGCAATTGCCACCATTGCCATCCTCTCGTTCCAGGCGGCATGGAACAATGCCGATACTTCGGCACTCTACATCAACAATGAGAGTTTAAAGACCTTTGCCTTCTACCTCACCACGCTCACATCGACAACCACAGGCGCGAATGTGGTAGCAGGGCAGGGCATTGCCGCCGCGGCTTCTCTGATTATGTTTCTGCCGAACCTCATCATCTTTATCTTCATGCAGAGTCAGGTGATGAGTACCATGTCTCATTCAGGGCTGAAGGGATGA
- a CDS encoding carbohydrate ABC transporter permease — protein MNVQKLLRGEMKHRTREALHGYAFVFIWIVGFLVFTLAPMVETLRYSMNEVTVTATGIVMDFREWQNYTRALFTDPNFVELLIEYVIKTLVSVPVVLIFSMIIALLLNLRFKLRGVFRTIFFLPVVITSGPVIKELAAQGAASAPQVASSAAVMQFLQGLPTYLRNPVEYLLTSFILILWFSGVQILIYLAGFQKIDHSIYEAAAIDGASAWESFWKITLPALTPTTIVNAVYTIITLSHFSENEVIRYIYSRTYDVQGGIGYASAMSYIFFLALVLLLAVVYGGLTFGTKER, from the coding sequence ATGAACGTTCAGAAACTGCTCCGCGGGGAGATGAAGCATCGCACGCGCGAAGCCCTGCATGGCTACGCTTTCGTCTTCATCTGGATTGTGGGCTTTCTGGTGTTTACCCTGGCGCCGATGGTGGAAACCCTGCGCTACAGCATGAATGAGGTTACCGTGACCGCTACAGGGATCGTCATGGACTTCCGTGAGTGGCAGAATTACACCCGGGCTTTGTTCACCGACCCCAATTTCGTTGAACTGCTCATTGAGTATGTCATCAAGACGCTGGTTTCGGTGCCGGTGGTGCTGATTTTCTCCATGATCATTGCCTTGTTGCTTAATTTGCGCTTCAAACTGCGCGGGGTGTTCCGCACCATTTTCTTCCTGCCGGTGGTCATCACCAGCGGACCGGTCATCAAGGAACTGGCGGCTCAGGGAGCGGCATCGGCTCCACAGGTGGCATCCTCTGCGGCGGTGATGCAGTTCCTGCAGGGACTGCCCACGTATTTGCGCAATCCGGTGGAGTACCTGCTCACCTCGTTCATTCTTATTCTGTGGTTTTCCGGTGTACAGATTTTGATTTACCTGGCAGGTTTCCAGAAGATTGATCACAGCATCTACGAAGCCGCCGCCATTGACGGCGCTTCGGCGTGGGAATCGTTCTGGAAGATTACCCTGCCGGCGTTGACGCCCACCACCATTGTCAACGCGGTGTATACGATCATTACCCTATCGCACTTCTCTGAGAATGAGGTTATCCGTTACATTTACTCCCGCACTTATGATGTGCAGGGGGGTATCGGTTACGCCAGTGCTATGTCGTACATTTTCTTCCTGGCGCTGGTGCTGTTGCTGGCTGTGGTATACGGCGGGTTGACCTTTGGTACAAAGGAACGGTAA